A stretch of Hydractinia symbiolongicarpus strain clone_291-10 chromosome 9, HSymV2.1, whole genome shotgun sequence DNA encodes these proteins:
- the LOC130657224 gene encoding late histone H2B.L4-like encodes MSDAAAKGGKQAPKVAKKGEKRAGKKGGKIGGTGEKKRKRKRKESYAIYIYNVLKQVHPDVGVSSQAMTIMNSFVNDIFERIASEASRLALQNKKSTISSREIQTAVRLLLPGELAKHAVSEGTKAVTKYTSSK; translated from the coding sequence atgtctgacgcagcagctaaaggaggaaaacaggcacctaaagtagccaagaaaggtgaaaaaagagccggcaaaaaaggaggaaagattggtggaactggtgaaaagaaacgcaagagaaagagaaaggaaagttatgctatttacatctacaatgttttgaaacaagttcacccagatgtcggagtttcaagccaAGCTATGaccatcatgaactcatttgtcaacgacatctttgagcgcattgcttccgaagcttcgcgtttggctcttcaaaacaaaaagtcgaccatctcttctcgtgaaattcaaaccgcagtacgtcttctcttgcctggagaacttgcaaaacacgcagtcagtgaaggaacaaaagccgtcacaaaatacacaagcagcaagtaa